A single Duncaniella dubosii DNA region contains:
- a CDS encoding DUF421 domain-containing protein, whose protein sequence is MKTIYYIQMLIMTLVMSSFPLSLAANSSSVSYTVTLQQQQKPTKDHNQQLDKDGQRMPARPVVVYISTTEGVYSSYFDIEDVISYSILDSNGQLSFSTYDVSDFINYLVSCNGVIGIQLELVEYNLEGWLQL, encoded by the coding sequence ATGAAAACCATTTATTACATCCAAATGCTAATAATGACTCTTGTAATGTCATCGTTTCCCTTATCCCTTGCAGCCAACAGCTCAAGTGTTTCTTATACTGTTACATTACAACAGCAGCAGAAACCGACGAAAGATCACAATCAACAACTAGATAAGGATGGTCAAAGAATGCCTGCTCGTCCTGTCGTTGTCTATATTAGTACAACTGAAGGAGTATATAGCTCCTACTTTGACATTGAAGATGTAATATCTTACTCAATACTTGACAGCAATGGTCAGCTCTCATTCTCAACCTATGATGTTTCTGATTTTATCAACTATTTAGTATCATGCAATGGTGTTATAGGGATTCAATTAGAATTGGTTGAATATAATCTCGAGGGCTGGCTTCAATTATAG